A window of the Lactobacillus amylovorus DSM 20531 genome harbors these coding sequences:
- the uvrB gene encoding excinuclease ABC subunit UvrB — MIKRQKDRKFELVSKFKPAGDQQQAIDKLTAGFKKGYKEQILEGATGTGKTFTMANIIAKLNKPTLVITHNKTLVGQLYGEFKGFFPHNAVEYFVSYYDYYQPEAYVPQSDTYIEKDSSINDEIDQLRHATTSALMERNDVIVVASVSCIYGLGDPKEYARSVLMIHEGQEYERNTLLRDLVNLQYDRNDIDFQRGRFRVRGDVVEIFPAGNSERAYRIEFFGDEIDRIVEIDSLTGEVIGERESISLFPATHFMTNDEQMRRALKAISKEMKVQVKKFEGEGKLLEAERIKQRTTYDMEMMGEVGYTNGIENYSRHMEGRKAGEPPYTLLDFFPDDFLILIDESHATMPEIRAMYNGDRNRKKTLIDYGFRLPSALDNRPLKLSEFEKHVNQILYVSATPGDYELERTNHKVEQIIRPTGLLDPKIEVRPIEGQIDDLVGEINKRIDRNERVFVTTLTKKMAEDLTDYLKDLGIKVRYLHSDIKTLERMQILRDLRLGKFDVLIGINLLREGIDVPEVSLVAILDADKEGFLRAYRPLVQTMGRAARNANGEVIMYADTITDSMKAAIKATKRRRKIQEEFNKEHGITPKTIIKPIQDVISVTKPARDAKEEKSDSFADLNFDELTAKQKKNMIKNLQEQMKEAAKKLDFEEAANLRDAIMELQSSSRKPKTRKGKNFNDK, encoded by the coding sequence ATGATTAAACGACAAAAAGACCGGAAATTTGAATTAGTATCTAAATTTAAGCCCGCTGGAGACCAACAGCAAGCTATTGATAAATTAACAGCTGGTTTTAAAAAAGGTTATAAAGAACAAATTCTTGAAGGTGCAACTGGTACTGGTAAGACTTTTACTATGGCCAATATTATTGCAAAGCTTAATAAGCCAACTTTAGTAATTACACATAATAAGACTTTGGTAGGACAGCTTTACGGGGAGTTTAAAGGCTTTTTCCCACACAATGCTGTTGAATATTTTGTATCTTACTATGATTACTACCAACCAGAAGCCTATGTGCCACAATCTGATACTTATATTGAAAAGGATTCATCAATCAATGATGAAATCGATCAGTTGCGTCACGCTACTACTTCAGCCTTGATGGAACGTAACGATGTAATTGTCGTAGCTTCAGTTTCGTGTATTTATGGTTTGGGTGATCCTAAGGAATATGCCCGTAGCGTACTGATGATTCATGAAGGCCAAGAATATGAACGCAATACATTATTGCGTGACTTGGTTAATCTGCAATATGATCGTAACGATATTGATTTCCAACGTGGACGCTTCCGTGTTCGTGGGGATGTAGTAGAAATCTTTCCTGCCGGCAACTCTGAACGTGCTTATCGGATTGAGTTCTTTGGTGATGAAATTGACCGAATCGTTGAAATAGATTCCTTAACTGGTGAGGTAATCGGCGAACGTGAAAGTATTTCTTTGTTCCCAGCTACGCACTTCATGACTAATGATGAACAAATGAGACGTGCGCTTAAGGCTATTTCTAAAGAAATGAAAGTGCAAGTTAAGAAGTTCGAAGGCGAAGGTAAGCTACTTGAAGCTGAAAGAATTAAGCAAAGAACGACTTATGATATGGAAATGATGGGAGAAGTTGGTTATACCAATGGTATCGAAAACTATTCTCGTCATATGGAAGGCAGAAAAGCTGGTGAACCACCATATACTTTGCTTGATTTCTTCCCTGATGATTTCTTGATTTTAATTGACGAATCTCATGCTACTATGCCAGAAATTCGTGCCATGTATAATGGTGACCGTAACCGTAAGAAGACTTTAATCGACTATGGTTTCCGTTTGCCATCAGCCTTGGATAACCGTCCGCTTAAGTTGTCTGAATTTGAAAAGCATGTAAATCAAATTTTGTATGTATCTGCTACGCCTGGTGATTATGAGCTTGAAAGAACAAATCATAAGGTAGAGCAGATTATTCGGCCAACTGGTTTGCTAGATCCAAAGATTGAAGTAAGGCCAATTGAAGGGCAAATCGATGACCTGGTTGGTGAGATTAACAAGCGAATTGATCGCAACGAGCGTGTATTTGTTACTACTTTAACCAAGAAGATGGCTGAAGATCTGACCGATTATCTGAAGGATTTAGGAATAAAGGTCCGTTACTTGCACTCAGATATTAAGACGCTAGAACGAATGCAAATTTTGCGTGATCTGCGACTAGGCAAGTTTGATGTCTTAATCGGTATCAACCTTTTGCGTGAAGGGATCGATGTACCAGAAGTTTCCTTAGTGGCAATTCTAGATGCGGATAAGGAAGGCTTTTTACGTGCATATCGACCATTGGTTCAAACGATGGGACGTGCTGCTCGTAATGCCAACGGTGAGGTAATTATGTATGCTGATACGATTACTGATTCCATGAAGGCAGCGATTAAGGCCACTAAGAGACGGCGTAAGATTCAGGAAGAATTTAATAAAGAGCATGGTATTACGCCTAAGACGATTATTAAACCAATTCAAGATGTAATTTCGGTTACTAAGCCTGCTAGAGATGCTAAGGAAGAAAAATCCGATAGCTTTGCAGATTTGAACTTTGATGAGTTAACAGCCAAGCAAAAGAAGAATATGATCAAGAACTTGCAAGAGCAGATGAAGGAAGCTGCCAAGAAGCTTGACTTCGAAGAAGCTGCTAACTTGCGAGATGCAATTATGGAATTGCAGTCATCATCAAGAAAGCCGAAGACAAGAAAAGGGAAGAATTTTAATGACAAATGA
- a CDS encoding HdeD family acid-resistance protein encodes MDIFSSSRDNRSFDWGAFIAGILMVVTSFILLRHPAKGLHAFVLIFAIISIVQGLVWLAGYSRFRSFFSRSWVALISGILDIIVGILFLCSYEVGGLTIAYLFAIWFFVDSIVGIAFSWHLRDFSGGYFIFNLILNIISLIIAICLIFNPVLAALSLVWLVAFWLLVFGINEIVLAFMHR; translated from the coding sequence ATGGATATTTTTTCAAGTTCTAGAGATAACCGCAGTTTTGACTGGGGTGCCTTTATTGCAGGTATCTTAATGGTAGTTACTTCATTTATTCTTTTGAGACACCCTGCTAAAGGTTTACATGCATTCGTTTTAATTTTTGCAATCATTTCAATCGTACAAGGTTTAGTATGGCTTGCCGGCTATTCACGTTTTAGAAGCTTTTTCTCACGTAGCTGGGTAGCACTTATTTCAGGTATTTTGGACATTATCGTTGGTATTTTGTTCTTATGCTCATACGAAGTAGGTGGCTTAACCATTGCATACTTGTTCGCAATTTGGTTCTTTGTAGACTCAATTGTGGGTATTGCCTTTTCATGGCACTTACGTGATTTCTCAGGTGGCTATTTCATCTTTAACCTAATTTTGAATATCATCAGTTTGATCATCGCAATTTGCTTGATCTTTAACCCAGTTTTAGCAGCATTAAGCTTGGTATGGCTTGTTGCCTTCTGGCTTTTGGTATTCGGAATCAACGAAATCGTTTTAGCATTTATGCATCGTTAA
- the uvrA gene encoding excinuclease ABC subunit UvrA, with translation MTNDKIIICGAREHNLKDINLTIPKDKLVVITGLSGSGKSSLAFDTLYAEGRRRYVQSLSSYARQFLGQMDKPDVDSIDGLNPAISIDQKTTSHNPRSTVGTVTEINDYLRLLWARVGHPICPNDGTLIERQSVDQMVDRIMALPERTKIQLLAPVVRAKRGEHKEVFKRVQRAGYVRVIVDGEMHEIGEEFNLEKNKRHSIDIVVDRLIVKDSIKSRLFDSVEAALRLSDGYMNVDVIGGEMMNFSEYYACPKCGFTVGEMEPRLFSFNAPFGACPDCDGLGVKLAVDEDLVVPDKSLTLAEGALAPWKTSNYYSEMLEQACTALKIPMDKPFNKLTKRQRDIILHGSTKSVKFHVTGDFGVNDTTQPFEGVMANVERRYRRPMSKFMRDVMGKYMTELTCATCHGKRLNEKALAVKVMGKDIAEASDLSINKALAFFKSVKFSEQETVIAKPILKEVKDRLSFLDSVGLDYLTLSRSANTLSGGEAQRIRLATQIGSNLSGVMYVLDEPSIGLHQRDNDRLIASLKRMRDLGNSLIVVEHDDETMRQADYLVDMGPGAGVYGGKVMAQGTPEEIEKNPNSLTGQYLSGKKFVPVPLKRRKGNGKFITITGAQENNLKNIDVKFPLGKFIVVSGVSGSGKSTLVNMILKRALAQKLNNNSTKPGKYKSIKGYKNIEKIIDIDQSPIGRTPRSNPATYTSVFDDIRTLFAQTNEAKMRGYTKARFSFNVKGGRCEACHGDGIIKIEMNFLPDVYVPCEVCHGSRYNSETLEVTYRGKNIAQVLDMTINEACKFFENIPKIQRKLQTIVDVGLGYVKLGQSATTLSGGEAQRMKLAAELQKLSTGKNFYILDEPTTGLHTDDIKRLLKVLQRLVDEGNTVLIIEHNLDVIKNADWLIDLGPEGGDGGGQVVATGTPEEVAQVKESYTGQYLKQVLERDTKLTEEAQK, from the coding sequence ATGACAAATGATAAAATTATTATTTGCGGTGCACGTGAACATAATTTAAAAGATATTAATTTAACCATTCCTAAAGACAAGTTAGTAGTAATTACCGGTTTGTCTGGTTCTGGTAAAAGTTCTTTAGCATTTGATACGTTGTATGCCGAAGGTAGACGTCGTTATGTACAATCACTGTCTAGTTATGCTAGACAATTTTTGGGCCAAATGGATAAGCCAGATGTTGATTCAATAGATGGCTTAAATCCTGCTATTTCAATTGACCAAAAGACTACTTCACATAACCCTCGTTCAACTGTAGGAACGGTTACTGAAATTAACGATTATTTGCGTCTTCTTTGGGCTAGAGTGGGTCACCCAATTTGTCCTAATGATGGCACTTTAATTGAAAGACAATCCGTTGATCAAATGGTTGATCGAATTATGGCGCTGCCCGAAAGAACCAAGATTCAATTACTAGCTCCTGTAGTTCGTGCTAAACGCGGTGAACATAAGGAAGTCTTCAAGCGAGTTCAACGTGCCGGATATGTCCGTGTCATTGTTGACGGCGAAATGCATGAGATTGGCGAAGAATTTAATCTTGAGAAAAATAAGCGTCACTCAATCGATATCGTGGTTGACCGTTTAATCGTTAAAGACAGTATTAAGTCTCGTTTATTTGATTCAGTTGAAGCCGCATTGCGTTTGTCAGATGGTTACATGAACGTTGATGTCATTGGCGGCGAAATGATGAACTTCTCTGAATACTATGCTTGTCCTAAATGTGGTTTTACAGTTGGTGAAATGGAACCAAGATTGTTCTCATTTAATGCGCCATTTGGTGCTTGTCCTGACTGTGATGGCTTAGGAGTAAAGCTTGCCGTTGATGAAGATTTGGTTGTTCCCGATAAAAGTCTGACTTTAGCTGAAGGGGCACTTGCTCCATGGAAGACTTCTAATTATTATTCAGAAATGCTTGAACAAGCTTGTACCGCATTGAAGATTCCAATGGACAAGCCATTTAATAAATTAACTAAGCGTCAAAGAGACATCATTTTGCATGGTTCTACTAAATCGGTAAAATTCCATGTTACTGGCGATTTTGGTGTTAATGATACAACGCAACCATTCGAGGGCGTAATGGCTAATGTTGAACGACGCTACAGACGACCAATGTCTAAATTTATGCGTGACGTAATGGGCAAGTACATGACTGAATTAACCTGTGCTACTTGTCATGGCAAGCGTCTTAATGAAAAGGCATTGGCAGTCAAAGTTATGGGCAAGGATATTGCCGAAGCTTCAGATTTGTCTATTAATAAAGCATTGGCATTCTTTAAGAGCGTAAAGTTTAGTGAACAAGAAACTGTGATTGCCAAGCCAATTCTAAAAGAAGTAAAAGATCGTCTTTCATTCTTGGATAGTGTTGGACTTGATTATTTGACCCTTTCTCGTTCAGCAAATACTTTGTCTGGTGGAGAAGCTCAGAGAATTCGTTTGGCTACGCAGATTGGTTCTAACTTGTCTGGTGTTATGTACGTCTTAGATGAACCTTCAATTGGTTTGCACCAACGTGATAATGATCGTTTGATTGCATCACTTAAACGCATGCGCGATTTAGGCAATTCACTGATTGTGGTTGAACACGATGATGAGACTATGCGCCAAGCCGATTATTTGGTAGATATGGGACCAGGTGCCGGTGTCTATGGTGGTAAAGTGATGGCACAAGGTACGCCAGAAGAAATAGAAAAGAATCCTAATTCACTAACGGGTCAATATCTTTCTGGTAAAAAGTTCGTGCCAGTGCCATTAAAACGTCGTAAGGGCAACGGCAAATTTATTACAATTACTGGCGCACAAGAAAACAATTTAAAGAATATTGATGTTAAATTCCCATTAGGTAAATTTATTGTAGTTAGTGGCGTGTCTGGTTCAGGTAAATCAACTTTAGTTAATATGATTTTGAAGCGAGCTTTAGCACAGAAACTAAATAATAATTCCACTAAACCTGGTAAATATAAGTCGATCAAAGGTTACAAGAATATCGAAAAGATTATTGATATTGATCAAAGTCCAATCGGTAGAACTCCTCGTAGTAACCCTGCAACTTATACCAGTGTCTTTGATGATATTAGAACGCTTTTTGCTCAAACCAATGAAGCAAAGATGCGTGGTTATACCAAGGCACGTTTCTCATTCAATGTTAAAGGCGGACGTTGTGAAGCCTGTCACGGTGATGGTATCATTAAAATTGAAATGAACTTTTTGCCAGATGTTTATGTACCTTGTGAAGTGTGCCATGGCAGCAGATATAATTCAGAAACACTTGAAGTAACCTACCGTGGTAAGAATATTGCTCAAGTGCTGGATATGACGATCAATGAAGCATGCAAGTTCTTTGAAAATATCCCTAAGATTCAACGCAAGTTGCAAACGATTGTCGATGTAGGTTTGGGCTATGTTAAATTAGGTCAGTCTGCTACGACACTTTCTGGTGGCGAAGCTCAAAGAATGAAGTTGGCCGCAGAACTGCAAAAATTATCTACAGGTAAAAATTTCTACATTCTTGATGAACCAACTACTGGTTTGCATACAGATGATATCAAACGCTTGCTTAAAGTATTGCAACGCTTGGTTGATGAAGGAAACACCGTTTTAATCATTGAACATAATCTTGATGTAATTAAGAATGCCGACTGGTTAATCGACTTAGGTCCTGAAGGCGGTGATGGTGGTGGTCAAGTTGTTGCCACAGGTACACCGGAAGAGGTCGCTCAAGTTAAGGAAAGCTATACTGGTCAATACCTTAAGCAAGTACTCGAGCGTGATACGAAGTTAACCGAAGAAGCGCAAAAATAA
- the trxB gene encoding thioredoxin-disulfide reductase produces MADKYDAIVIGAGPGGMTAALYATRANLNVLVLDRGPYGGQMNNTDAIDNYPGFTEIKGPELSQKMYDTLMKFEPDYKYGNVQSVELDGDEKVVKTDDDKEYRAPILIIATGSDHRHLNVPGEEEYSGRGVSYCAVCDAAFFKDEDVVVIGGGDSAIEEGIYLSQLAKSVTVVHRRDKLRAQPTLQKRAFANKKMKFVWNAQTEEILGDGTRVTGIKYRDKETGAEKEIKAAGVFIYVGVLPQTKPFENLGILNEQGWIPTNEHMETKVPGIFALGDVREKDLRQIANAVGEGSVAGQAAYNYYQDLKD; encoded by the coding sequence ATGGCTGATAAATATGATGCAATTGTTATTGGTGCGGGCCCTGGTGGTATGACAGCTGCCTTATATGCTACGCGTGCCAACTTAAACGTATTAGTACTTGACCGTGGTCCATACGGCGGCCAAATGAACAATACTGATGCAATTGACAACTATCCTGGTTTCACAGAAATTAAGGGACCAGAACTTAGTCAAAAAATGTATGATACTTTGATGAAGTTTGAGCCAGATTATAAGTACGGCAATGTCCAATCCGTTGAATTGGATGGGGATGAAAAAGTTGTCAAAACTGATGATGACAAGGAATACCGTGCACCTATTTTGATCATTGCCACTGGTTCAGATCATCGTCATTTGAATGTCCCAGGCGAAGAAGAATATTCAGGCCGAGGCGTTTCATACTGTGCTGTCTGCGATGCTGCATTCTTTAAAGATGAAGATGTAGTTGTGATCGGTGGTGGTGACTCAGCTATTGAAGAAGGAATCTACCTTTCACAATTAGCTAAGAGCGTTACTGTAGTTCACCGTCGTGACAAGTTACGTGCACAACCAACTTTGCAGAAGCGTGCTTTTGCTAACAAGAAGATGAAATTTGTTTGGAATGCTCAAACAGAAGAAATTCTTGGTGATGGAACTCGTGTAACTGGCATTAAGTATCGTGATAAAGAAACTGGCGCAGAAAAAGAAATTAAAGCTGCTGGTGTATTTATCTATGTTGGTGTTTTGCCACAAACTAAACCATTCGAAAACTTGGGTATTTTGAATGAACAAGGTTGGATTCCTACTAACGAGCATATGGAAACCAAAGTTCCTGGTATTTTTGCTTTGGGTGATGTTCGTGAAAAGGATTTGCGTCAAATTGCTAACGCAGTTGGTGAAGGTAGCGTAGCTGGTCAGGCTGCTTACAATTACTACCAAGACTTAAAAGATTAA
- a CDS encoding glycoside hydrolase family 13 protein — MKVTYDSWQKQYKTPFGAIQANTLVTWAIAIDQPVQEADLWLTKLNEDPVAYPMNYNDETQKYETQVRVGSSGLYNYYFAIKQNNQMFYVDQGLFGQGRLRQDDHNLKQYQLICYERKVPQVDWYDQGIVYQIFPDRFANGNPYGEVTGRKKNSFLYATEEDTPYYVKNSRGEITRWDFFGGNLAGIRKKLPYLKKLGVNTIYLNPIFLATSNHRYDTVDYMKIDPMLGDEDDLRGLIHDLHQNGMHLLLDGVFNHVGQESIYFQEAIKDKSSHYYSWFNFIDYPEEYQSWWGVSSLPEVNKSNPEYQDFIYGDHGVLAKWMKDQVDGWRLDVADELPMDFLRNIRNRLMKENCQVMIGEVWGDASDKFVNSEYRPYTFGDNLTGVMNYPVRNFIVGLLTSENNDAEIALMNKLALLVEHYPTNFLRNCLNNIGTHDTVRIKTALQNDEKLVLLAFGLMFMLPGVPCIYYGDEAGLIGDKDPDNRRFFPWGRESRSLIAQVSKWINVRKQNPVLVKIKIGFLHIATGINAIVRYDEKVIMVYCINKNKAETVLAKENFAFYCLPKTIAEEVAAELDQTKLSGEDSILRKISRKSNIG, encoded by the coding sequence ATGAAAGTAACTTATGATTCTTGGCAAAAACAATATAAAACTCCTTTTGGAGCAATTCAGGCCAATACTTTAGTAACGTGGGCAATCGCAATCGATCAGCCAGTGCAAGAAGCAGATCTGTGGCTAACTAAACTTAATGAAGATCCAGTCGCCTATCCCATGAATTACAATGATGAGACTCAAAAGTATGAGACTCAGGTAAGAGTTGGCAGCTCCGGTCTATATAATTATTATTTTGCCATTAAGCAGAATAATCAGATGTTTTATGTAGATCAAGGGCTCTTCGGCCAAGGCAGATTAAGGCAGGATGATCACAACTTGAAGCAATATCAATTAATTTGTTATGAGCGCAAGGTACCGCAAGTTGATTGGTATGATCAGGGCATAGTTTATCAGATTTTTCCTGATCGTTTTGCTAATGGTAATCCTTATGGTGAAGTCACGGGACGCAAGAAGAATAGTTTCTTGTATGCAACTGAAGAAGATACGCCATATTACGTCAAGAATAGTCGAGGAGAAATTACGCGTTGGGACTTTTTTGGTGGCAACTTGGCCGGAATTCGAAAAAAGCTGCCGTACCTAAAAAAGCTAGGCGTAAATACTATCTATCTGAACCCGATTTTCTTAGCTACCAGCAATCACCGCTACGATACGGTTGATTATATGAAGATCGACCCCATGCTTGGGGATGAAGATGATCTGCGCGGTTTGATTCATGATTTGCATCAAAATGGCATGCATCTTTTACTAGATGGCGTGTTTAATCACGTAGGACAAGAGAGTATTTATTTCCAAGAGGCTATTAAGGATAAGAGCAGTCATTATTATTCTTGGTTTAACTTTATTGATTATCCTGAAGAATACCAATCATGGTGGGGCGTATCGTCTTTACCTGAAGTTAATAAGAGTAATCCAGAATACCAAGATTTTATATATGGTGATCATGGCGTATTAGCCAAGTGGATGAAGGATCAAGTAGATGGTTGGCGCTTAGATGTCGCCGATGAATTGCCGATGGACTTTTTACGCAATATTCGCAACCGTCTGATGAAGGAAAATTGTCAGGTGATGATTGGTGAAGTATGGGGAGATGCCTCAGACAAATTCGTAAATAGTGAGTATCGGCCGTATACTTTCGGTGATAATTTAACCGGAGTTATGAATTACCCCGTACGTAACTTTATCGTTGGTCTGTTAACAAGTGAAAATAATGATGCCGAGATAGCGTTGATGAATAAGCTGGCTTTATTAGTAGAACACTATCCAACTAACTTTTTAAGAAACTGTTTGAACAACATTGGTACGCATGATACTGTGCGGATTAAAACAGCACTGCAAAATGATGAAAAGCTGGTGCTATTGGCCTTTGGCTTAATGTTTATGCTGCCAGGCGTACCTTGCATTTATTATGGGGATGAAGCCGGATTAATTGGTGATAAAGATCCTGATAATCGACGCTTCTTCCCATGGGGACGCGAAAGCCGTAGTCTAATTGCACAAGTTAGCAAATGGATTAATGTGCGAAAACAAAATCCGGTGCTGGTAAAAATTAAGATTGGCTTTTTGCATATAGCAACAGGAATTAATGCAATTGTCAGATATGATGAAAAAGTCATTATGGTTTATTGCATTAACAAAAATAAAGCAGAAACTGTTTTAGCTAAAGAAAACTTTGCTTTCTATTGTTTGCCTAAAACTATTGCAGAAGAAGTGGCAGCTGAGTTAGATCAGACGAAACTCTCCGGTGAAGATAGCATCCTTAGGAAAATATCAAGAAAATCAAATATAGGTTAA
- a CDS encoding phospho-sugar mutase → MDAKEIYEEWQNATNLPDYLKDQLNKLGKDEKWIEDAFGQDINFGTAGMRGRLEPGTNRINLFTVGRVTEGLARLIEENGEEAKKRGVAISFDSRYHSREFAGHAARVLGAHGIHVYLFDDLRPTPELSYAVRHLHTFAGINITASHNAKQYNGYKVYGEDGAQMAPEHADRLFSYAQKVTDIFGVKAAPVKELRANGTLQLIGEDVDEDYLNELKQVTVDKDMVKANADKLKIIYTPLHGTGKMLYDRAFRQGGFDNVIPVPSQSIIDPEFPTTIKPNPEYRDVFEPGFKLADKVNANVIIATDPDADRMGAAVRKADGDFKVLTGNQIATLMAYYLLAHLKENGKLSSNYEIVTSVVSSALPFKIAKDFGIKTKHVLTGFKYIGEEVDRMNKAGDAKFLMGFEESYGYLFKPFARDKDAMQGALMFAEVASYYASRGMTVFDGLQEIWKKYGVAYEITKAIEMPGIGGQKKMAELMSKLRNEHLTEINGHKVFKIQDFLKKETVEDGKVTPLEGFPESNVLKYFLDDETWVALRPSGTEPVIKAYVGVNKKDIATAEKAAEDYQKALAELLK, encoded by the coding sequence ATGGACGCTAAAGAAATTTATGAAGAATGGCAAAATGCTACTAACTTACCTGATTATTTAAAGGATCAATTAAATAAATTGGGCAAAGATGAAAAATGGATTGAAGATGCCTTTGGTCAAGATATTAATTTTGGTACTGCAGGGATGAGAGGACGCCTTGAACCAGGTACCAATAGAATCAATTTATTCACTGTAGGCCGAGTTACTGAAGGCTTGGCACGTTTAATTGAAGAGAACGGTGAAGAAGCTAAAAAACGTGGTGTCGCAATTTCCTTTGACTCAAGATATCACTCAAGAGAATTTGCAGGACATGCAGCTCGCGTACTTGGAGCACATGGCATTCACGTTTACTTATTTGATGACTTAAGACCAACCCCTGAACTTTCATATGCGGTTCGTCATTTACATACTTTTGCAGGGATTAACATTACTGCTTCTCATAATGCTAAACAATACAATGGTTACAAAGTTTATGGTGAAGATGGTGCACAAATGGCACCAGAACATGCTGATCGTTTGTTTAGCTATGCTCAAAAAGTTACCGATATTTTTGGTGTTAAAGCTGCACCAGTTAAGGAACTTCGTGCAAACGGCACTTTACAATTAATCGGTGAAGACGTCGATGAAGATTACTTGAACGAATTGAAGCAAGTTACTGTTGATAAGGACATGGTTAAGGCAAATGCCGATAAATTGAAGATTATCTACACACCACTTCATGGTACTGGTAAGATGCTTTACGACCGTGCCTTTAGACAAGGTGGTTTTGATAACGTCATTCCTGTTCCAAGCCAATCAATTATCGACCCAGAATTTCCAACAACTATTAAGCCAAACCCAGAATATCGTGATGTATTTGAGCCAGGATTCAAGCTTGCTGATAAAGTAAATGCTAATGTCATTATTGCTACTGACCCAGATGCAGATAGAATGGGTGCTGCAGTTAGAAAAGCTGACGGCGATTTTAAAGTTTTAACTGGTAACCAAATCGCTACTTTGATGGCTTACTACTTACTTGCTCACCTTAAAGAAAATGGCAAGTTGAGTAGCAACTATGAAATTGTTACTTCAGTAGTTTCAAGTGCTTTGCCATTTAAGATTGCAAAGGACTTTGGAATTAAGACCAAACATGTTTTGACTGGTTTTAAGTATATCGGTGAAGAAGTTGACCGCATGAACAAGGCTGGCGATGCTAAGTTTTTGATGGGCTTTGAAGAAAGTTATGGTTACTTGTTCAAACCATTTGCACGTGATAAGGATGCTATGCAAGGCGCATTGATGTTTGCCGAAGTTGCTAGCTACTACGCTTCACGTGGCATGACTGTCTTCGATGGTTTACAAGAAATCTGGAAGAAGTATGGTGTCGCATACGAAATCACCAAGGCCATTGAAATGCCAGGTATTGGCGGTCAAAAGAAGATGGCAGAATTGATGAGCAAGTTGCGTAATGAACACTTGACCGAAATTAATGGTCACAAGGTATTCAAGATTCAAGACTTCTTGAAGAAAGAAACTGTTGAAGATGGTAAGGTAACTCCACTTGAAGGTTTCCCAGAATCAAACGTTTTGAAGTACTTCTTGGACGATGAAACTTGGGTTGCACTTCGTCCATCAGGCACCGAACCTGTTATTAAGGCTTATGTAGGTGTCAACAAGAAGGACATTGCAACTGCAGAAAAGGCTGCTGAAGATTACCAAAAAGCTTTGGCTGAACTTCTTAAATAA
- a CDS encoding NAD(P)H-dependent glycerol-3-phosphate dehydrogenase: protein MTKIAVLGNGSWGSVLGSMLADNGNDVTFYGNIESVNEEINAKHTNSHYMKDWKLNETTKATGNLEEALDGAELVLFVLPTKAVRIVAKQVRKVLDKTGNKPLLVTATKGIEPGTKKLISEILTEEIYPNDQDKIVAISGPSHAENVAQKDLTAISCASTDEENAKKVQKIFSNDYVRFYTNDDLIGVEVGGAVKNVIAIAAGILVGQGYGDDAKAALMTRGLAEITRLGVNYFNAKPMTFSGLSGIGDLIVTCTSVNSRNWRAGKQIGEGKTLDYVLKNMGQVVEGATTVKAVHELSEEKHIDMPISEAIYRVLYENADVATEIKKMMGRAPKPEISL, encoded by the coding sequence TTTTTATGGTAATATTGAAAGCGTTAATGAAGAAATTAATGCTAAGCACACTAACAGTCACTACATGAAGGACTGGAAGTTAAACGAAACTACTAAGGCAACTGGCAACTTGGAAGAAGCACTTGACGGTGCAGAATTGGTATTATTTGTTTTGCCAACCAAGGCTGTTAGAATTGTTGCTAAGCAAGTACGTAAAGTTTTAGACAAGACTGGCAACAAGCCACTTTTAGTAACTGCTACCAAGGGTATTGAACCAGGTACTAAGAAGCTTATTTCAGAAATTTTAACTGAAGAAATTTATCCTAATGACCAAGACAAGATCGTAGCTATCTCTGGTCCAAGTCACGCAGAAAACGTAGCTCAAAAGGACTTAACCGCTATTTCATGTGCTTCAACTGATGAAGAAAATGCTAAGAAGGTTCAAAAGATCTTTTCAAATGATTACGTTCGTTTCTACACTAACGATGATTTAATAGGTGTTGAAGTTGGTGGTGCCGTTAAGAACGTTATTGCTATCGCTGCTGGTATTTTAGTAGGTCAAGGCTATGGCGATGATGCTAAGGCTGCCCTTATGACTAGAGGTTTAGCAGAAATTACTCGTTTAGGTGTTAACTACTTTAACGCTAAGCCAATGACTTTCAGTGGTTTGTCAGGTATTGGTGACTTGATCGTAACTTGTACCTCAGTTAACTCACGTAACTGGCGTGCTGGTAAGCAAATTGGTGAAGGCAAGACTCTTGACTACGTACTTAAGAACATGGGTCAAGTTGTTGAAGGTGCTACTACAGTTAAGGCTGTCCATGAACTTAGCGAAGAAAAGCACATCGATATGCCAATCAGTGAAGCTATTTACCGCGTTCTTTACGAAAATGCAGATGTAGCTACTGAAATCAAGAAAATGATGGGTAGAGCACCAAAGCCAGAAATTAGTTTATAA